One Streptomyces sp. R28 DNA window includes the following coding sequences:
- a CDS encoding flavin-containing monooxygenase: protein MADDSIDSTGNEAEVVVIGAGLSGVAAVIALRRAGFGDVVVLEKSGRLGGTWRDNTYPGCGCDVPSVLYEYSFAPHAWSRGFADRSEILDYLDTTAATHGVAKAIRYNTEVLSIRWAPDAHRWNLQTTSGTYTARAVIVATGPWHRPRHPDIPGLDTFPGPAFHSARWNHEVDLTGQRVAVVGTGASTVQFLPEIQPKAAHVDVFQSTPQWVLPKPDYPLPPGLHRFFEHHPAARRALRSLHHWTQEAIGVPLRHPHLLRPLEALARFHLRASVRDRALRRALTPDYPFGSRRLITSGTYYAALTRPNVRLHPTRVTAVEGSDVIGADGTRTRADIIVLATGYHIGDIPLAPQLHGTDRALAQTWADNRRAYLGTSVSGYPNLFLLIGPNLLTGTTAVPTVLEAQLGYVTTALNHLRSSGAFALDVKPEAETAHQQALQEALRGTVYNAGGTGYYFGLPGINTFCWPWSTARLVQRLHSFDPDAYTWTLPLPAQADAERNDQPPVGPGTQPSTTSFDGTAEAPRP, encoded by the coding sequence GTGGCCGACGACAGCATCGACAGCACAGGAAATGAAGCGGAAGTCGTCGTCATTGGGGCCGGCCTCTCGGGGGTGGCCGCCGTGATCGCGCTGCGCCGGGCCGGCTTCGGTGACGTCGTGGTGTTGGAGAAGTCCGGCCGCCTCGGCGGGACTTGGCGGGACAACACCTATCCCGGATGCGGCTGCGACGTACCGTCGGTGCTGTACGAATACTCATTCGCTCCCCACGCGTGGAGCCGGGGCTTCGCCGACCGGTCCGAGATTCTCGACTACCTCGACACCACCGCGGCAACGCACGGCGTGGCCAAGGCGATCCGCTACAACACCGAGGTGCTGAGCATCCGCTGGGCGCCGGACGCGCACCGCTGGAACCTGCAGACCACGTCGGGCACGTACACCGCCCGCGCCGTGATCGTCGCCACCGGTCCCTGGCATCGGCCCCGCCATCCTGACATCCCCGGCCTGGACACCTTCCCCGGCCCTGCCTTTCACTCCGCGCGCTGGAACCACGAAGTCGACCTGACCGGTCAGCGGGTAGCAGTGGTGGGCACCGGAGCCTCCACCGTCCAGTTCCTGCCCGAGATCCAGCCGAAGGCGGCCCATGTCGACGTCTTCCAGAGCACACCGCAGTGGGTACTTCCGAAACCCGACTACCCCCTCCCTCCCGGTCTCCACCGTTTCTTCGAGCACCACCCGGCAGCACGCCGCGCACTACGCAGCCTGCACCACTGGACCCAGGAAGCCATCGGCGTTCCCTTGCGCCACCCCCACCTGCTGCGGCCCTTGGAGGCCCTGGCCCGCTTCCATTTGCGTGCCTCGGTACGGGACCGCGCCCTGCGCCGAGCTCTTACTCCCGACTACCCCTTCGGCAGTCGCCGCCTGATCACCTCCGGCACCTACTACGCCGCCCTCACCCGGCCCAACGTACGACTGCATCCCACGCGCGTGACTGCCGTCGAGGGCTCCGACGTCATCGGCGCCGACGGCACCCGCACGCGCGCCGACATCATCGTCCTCGCGACCGGATACCACATCGGCGACATCCCCCTGGCCCCCCAACTACACGGCACCGACCGCGCACTGGCCCAGACCTGGGCCGACAACCGCCGCGCCTACCTGGGCACCAGCGTCAGCGGATACCCCAACCTCTTCCTACTCATCGGCCCCAATCTGCTCACCGGCACCACCGCCGTCCCCACCGTCCTCGAAGCCCAACTCGGCTACGTCACCACCGCGCTCAACCACCTGCGCTCCAGCGGGGCGTTCGCGTTGGATGTCAAGCCCGAGGCCGAAACAGCCCACCAGCAGGCCCTGCAAGAGGCGCTACGCGGCACCGTCTACAACGCCGGCGGCACCGGCTACTACTTCGGTCTCCCGGGTATCAACACCTTCTGCTGGCCCTGGTCGACCGCCAGGCTCGTCCAGCGCCTGCACTCCTTCGACCCGGACGCCTACACCTGGACGCTGCCACTGCCTGCCCAGGCCGACGCCGAACGGAATGATCAGCCCCCAGTAGGCCCCGGAACGCAGCCGTCGACGACATCCTTCGACGGCACGGCCGAGGCTCCTCGGCCGTAG
- a CDS encoding Rieske (2Fe-2S) protein → MTMRDELPRSRSPYTAVDEPGRHLPYPSGWFCLARSRELAPGKVLTRRFMGEDIVLYRTRDGRSRAVRPYCPHLGAHLGAGGTVEDQNLVCPFHRFAFAPDGTCVGTPDGPPPRARLQQHTISERNGFLFVWYAPDGAAPSWDVPDTAQDGVVATPPGARKSAPTPRRSSRTPSTTGICPSCTRWPWRNSPHR, encoded by the coding sequence ATGACGATGAGGGACGAACTGCCCAGGTCTCGCAGCCCGTACACCGCCGTCGACGAGCCGGGGCGGCATCTGCCCTACCCCAGTGGCTGGTTCTGCCTGGCGCGTTCACGAGAACTGGCCCCCGGCAAAGTGCTGACCCGCCGCTTCATGGGCGAAGACATCGTCCTCTACCGCACCCGTGACGGTAGATCCCGCGCGGTGCGTCCCTACTGCCCACACCTGGGCGCTCATCTGGGGGCGGGCGGCACCGTGGAAGACCAGAACCTGGTGTGTCCCTTCCATCGCTTCGCCTTCGCCCCCGATGGCACATGCGTCGGCACGCCCGACGGCCCTCCACCGCGCGCCCGCCTGCAGCAGCACACCATCAGCGAGCGCAACGGCTTCCTCTTCGTCTGGTACGCACCGGACGGTGCCGCACCCTCCTGGGACGTCCCCGACACCGCCCAGGACGGCGTGGTTGCGACGCCGCCTGGAGCACGGAAGTCCGCACCTACGCCCAGGAGATCATCGAGAACACCCTCGACTACCGGCATCTGCCCGTCCTGCACAAGGTGGCCGTGGAGGAACTCGCCGCACCGGTGA
- a CDS encoding transposase: MGGVISADDPKWIEPFSGLTESQFTRLVALVRRRGGDIQRGRPWRLPLENRVLLVATLFGVSKSAADRILDHLAPLLAISPARRPRKDTVYIVDGTLVPTRDRSVAASSKNYRYSTNLQVVIDANSRLVVAIGLPLPGSRNDCRAFTESGVDRVCRGAPTIADGGYQGTGLLIPHRKRRGQTHLSPHQEAENAVHRRARARVEHALSRLKNWKILRDCRLKGNGVHRAMLGIALLHNLALAG; encoded by the coding sequence ATGGGTGGGGTGATCTCAGCGGATGATCCGAAGTGGATCGAGCCGTTCTCCGGGTTGACCGAGTCGCAGTTCACCAGGCTGGTCGCGTTGGTACGGCGTCGCGGTGGTGACATTCAGCGCGGCCGTCCCTGGCGGCTGCCGCTGGAGAACCGAGTGTTGCTGGTGGCGACGTTGTTCGGGGTCTCGAAGTCTGCGGCCGACCGCATCCTCGATCACCTGGCGCCCTTGCTGGCCATCTCGCCGGCCCGGCGGCCGCGCAAGGACACCGTCTACATCGTCGACGGCACCCTGGTGCCCACCCGTGATCGCAGCGTGGCCGCGTCCAGTAAGAACTATCGGTACTCGACGAACCTGCAGGTCGTGATCGATGCCAACAGCCGCCTTGTGGTGGCGATCGGCCTGCCGCTGCCCGGCAGCCGTAACGACTGCCGGGCGTTCACCGAGTCCGGCGTCGACCGGGTCTGCCGCGGCGCACCGACCATCGCCGACGGCGGATACCAAGGCACCGGCCTGCTCATCCCGCACCGCAAACGACGCGGTCAGACGCACCTCAGCCCACACCAGGAAGCGGAGAATGCCGTCCACCGTCGGGCGCGAGCCCGGGTGGAACACGCCCTGTCGCGATTGAAGAACTGGAAGATCCTGCGGGACTGCCGGCTCAAGGGCAACGGCGTTCACCGGGCGATGCTCGGCATCGCCCTGCTCCACAACCTGGCCCTCGCTGGATAA
- a CDS encoding maleylpyruvate isomerase family mycothiol-dependent enzyme — protein sequence MNSLDRPAHGPAPVDHRAAIAVETARLVAALQDADLTTAVPSCPGWTLADLVKHTGGVQRWFSSLLHARIQEPPRTREVDLRLPERWEEYPDWLTDSATVAAQAFAATDPDLPMWAWGVDQHARFWARRMLFETLLHRVDAELALGRRPAIARPSAVDGVDEFLVNLPFATSFAPHVANLRGPDKAIRFRATDGEENWLVRLRPDGFGLDTNPGAAETADSTVRGTAADLLLLIYGRLHHDAASFARDGDDDLLSHWFANSAF from the coding sequence ATGAACTCGTTGGACCGCCCCGCACACGGACCCGCGCCGGTCGACCACCGCGCCGCGATCGCGGTGGAGACCGCCCGACTCGTCGCAGCCCTCCAGGATGCCGACCTGACGACCGCCGTGCCCAGCTGTCCCGGTTGGACACTGGCAGACCTGGTCAAGCACACCGGTGGCGTCCAGCGTTGGTTCTCGAGTCTTCTGCACGCGCGCATCCAGGAGCCCCCGCGCACGCGGGAGGTGGACCTGCGGCTCCCGGAGCGGTGGGAAGAGTACCCGGACTGGCTGACCGACAGTGCGACCGTGGCAGCGCAAGCCTTCGCGGCCACGGACCCGGACCTGCCCATGTGGGCATGGGGCGTCGATCAGCACGCCCGCTTCTGGGCACGCCGGATGCTCTTCGAGACCCTGTTGCACCGGGTTGACGCCGAACTGGCCCTGGGCCGCCGACCCGCGATCGCCCGTCCGTCGGCCGTGGACGGGGTCGACGAGTTCCTCGTCAATCTGCCCTTCGCCACCTCCTTCGCGCCACACGTCGCCAACCTGCGCGGTCCCGACAAGGCCATCCGCTTCCGCGCGACCGACGGTGAGGAAAACTGGCTTGTCCGCCTGCGGCCCGACGGCTTCGGGCTCGACACGAACCCTGGTGCTGCCGAAACCGCCGACTCGACCGTTCGTGGAACCGCCGCCGATCTGTTGCTGCTCATCTACGGCCGACTGCACCACGACGCGGCGAGCTTCGCACGTGACGGAGACGACGACCTGCTGAGTCACTGGTTCGCCAACTCCGCTTTCTAG
- a CDS encoding N-acetyltransferase: MSWLPDDFVHPVLVPLPGGGHHLRPIREVDTPLDYPAVMGSRERLWTIFGPAWGWPADTMTYEADQADLLRHEKEIAAHQSFNYALFDTAETVLLGCVYIDPPERAGADGEISWWVVDELVGSKVEQALDALVPQWIAADWPFEQPRFLGREISWSDWLALPQHPDT; this comes from the coding sequence ATGAGCTGGCTTCCCGATGACTTCGTCCACCCCGTCCTGGTACCGCTGCCGGGCGGTGGTCATCACCTGCGGCCGATCCGGGAGGTGGACACCCCGCTCGACTATCCGGCTGTGATGGGTTCGCGTGAGCGGCTGTGGACCATCTTCGGCCCGGCCTGGGGCTGGCCCGCGGACACCATGACCTACGAGGCCGACCAGGCCGACCTTTTGCGGCACGAGAAGGAGATCGCCGCGCACCAGTCCTTCAACTACGCGCTGTTCGACACGGCGGAGACAGTTCTGCTCGGCTGTGTCTACATCGACCCGCCGGAGAGGGCCGGCGCGGACGGCGAGATCTCCTGGTGGGTGGTGGACGAGCTGGTGGGCAGCAAGGTCGAGCAGGCCCTCGACGCGCTGGTGCCGCAGTGGATCGCCGCCGACTGGCCGTTCGAGCAGCCGCGCTTCCTCGGCCGTGAGATCTCCTGGTCGGACTGGCTCGCCCTGCCGCAGCATCCCGACACGTAA
- a CDS encoding transposase: MSPGCRAAVRTGLPHATVVVDHFHVVQLANKMLNLVRRRTTATLRGRHGRAGDPEWKDRRRLLRNREDLTDTQLSTMWNQPIGTVDIGMTLLTACIAKEKLRDLLACARITDRHPANQRLRTRCVTTRRARGHLHPA, translated from the coding sequence ATGTCCCCCGGCTGCCGGGCCGCCGTGCGTACCGGACTGCCCCACGCCACCGTGGTAGTCGACCACTTCCACGTCGTCCAGCTGGCGAACAAGATGCTCAACCTGGTGCGCCGCCGCACCACCGCCACCCTGCGCGGCAGGCACGGACGGGCCGGCGACCCGGAATGGAAGGACCGGCGCCGCCTGCTGCGGAACCGCGAAGACCTCACCGACACCCAGTTGAGCACGATGTGGAACCAGCCCATCGGCACCGTCGACATCGGCATGACGCTGCTGACCGCGTGCATCGCCAAGGAGAAACTGCGCGACCTGCTCGCATGTGCCCGCATCACCGACCGGCACCCCGCCAACCAACGCCTACGCACACGTTGCGTCACCACCCGCCGAGCCCGAGGCCACCTCCACCCCGCCTGA
- a CDS encoding type 1 glutamine amidotransferase domain-containing protein, which yields MTRRALFVLTSCTVMGASGLPTGFHLGETVEPWRILEEGGVEIDVMTVSGQESKMIGRDEENPDQAKFLAEAKVRKKLENPLGPHRVIPEKYAAIYFVGGHGAMWDFPSDNDLATITRTIYEGGGVVSAICHGQAALVNLKLTDGSHLVSGKELTSFSHEGEMERGFDGIVPFSLQHALVAHGAVYSSSPGRTPHVVTDGRLVTGQNPASAAGLGHQLAQAIARAHGVYSA from the coding sequence ATGACCAGAAGAGCACTGTTCGTCCTGACCAGCTGCACGGTGATGGGAGCGAGCGGACTGCCCACCGGATTTCACCTCGGCGAGACCGTGGAACCATGGAGAATCCTGGAAGAAGGCGGAGTCGAAATAGACGTTATGACCGTCAGCGGCCAGGAGTCGAAGATGATCGGGCGCGACGAGGAAAATCCAGACCAGGCGAAATTTCTCGCAGAAGCCAAGGTGCGCAAGAAACTTGAGAACCCGCTCGGTCCTCATCGCGTCATTCCGGAAAAGTATGCAGCAATCTACTTCGTGGGTGGCCACGGAGCCATGTGGGACTTTCCCTCGGACAACGACCTGGCAACCATCACCCGCACCATCTACGAGGGCGGCGGAGTAGTGTCGGCGATCTGCCACGGGCAAGCCGCGCTGGTGAACCTCAAACTCACCGACGGAAGCCATCTCGTCTCAGGAAAAGAGCTCACCTCGTTCTCACATGAGGGCGAAATGGAACGCGGCTTCGACGGGATCGTCCCCTTCTCCCTGCAGCACGCGCTTGTGGCCCACGGAGCTGTCTACTCCAGCAGTCCGGGACGCACTCCACACGTCGTCACCGACGGGCGCCTCGTCACCGGCCAAAACCCCGCATCCGCAGCGGGCCTGGGGCACCAGCTCGCGCAGGCTATTGCTCGCGCCCACGGTGTCTACTCAGCTTGA
- a CDS encoding LysR family transcriptional regulator: MFDTVTFNGVDSTANCMYPGFVKCTGEGYMQLGWIQTFIAVYECGSFTKAANRLGITQPAVTQQIRSLEKALGQELFDRTPQGADPTEEGQILASETKQAISDLNQTLSRRLGTTLADRPLRLGGPAALMSERVLPSLAQLTADGMDIDISLDTSSNLLEDLKASTVDMAISSIQPRCRGIDSTPLNDEDLVLVASREMADELPPGILEVDGERALKKLPMVTNGESEPITRHYWQTVFESPPPARPALVVSDMRAVKSAVVASVGIAVLPSFLCTEEISRDNLVVLMEPEIPPITTFYLATRSGTLNDPSIAKFHDHLLTAAKAW; the protein is encoded by the coding sequence ATGTTCGATACAGTTACCTTCAACGGGGTAGACAGCACAGCAAATTGCATGTACCCCGGCTTTGTCAAATGTACGGGGGAAGGGTATATGCAACTGGGGTGGATTCAGACATTTATAGCGGTCTACGAATGCGGATCCTTCACCAAGGCGGCGAACAGACTCGGGATAACACAGCCCGCAGTGACCCAGCAGATCAGGAGTCTCGAGAAGGCCCTGGGGCAGGAGTTATTCGACCGCACTCCGCAAGGGGCGGACCCGACCGAAGAAGGCCAGATCCTGGCCAGCGAGACCAAGCAAGCCATCAGCGACCTCAACCAGACCCTTTCACGGCGGCTCGGCACCACACTCGCCGACAGGCCCCTCAGGCTGGGCGGACCCGCGGCACTCATGTCAGAACGGGTCCTGCCCTCACTCGCGCAGCTCACGGCCGACGGCATGGACATCGACATCAGCCTCGACACGTCGAGCAACCTGCTGGAAGACCTCAAGGCCAGCACCGTGGACATGGCAATATCCTCCATTCAGCCCAGGTGCCGCGGCATCGACAGCACACCGCTCAATGATGAGGACCTCGTCCTGGTCGCATCCCGGGAGATGGCCGACGAACTGCCCCCAGGAATCCTGGAGGTCGACGGCGAACGAGCGCTGAAAAAGCTCCCCATGGTGACGAACGGGGAATCCGAACCCATCACTCGCCACTACTGGCAGACGGTGTTTGAATCGCCTCCCCCTGCACGGCCGGCCCTCGTCGTTTCCGACATGCGCGCCGTCAAGTCTGCAGTTGTCGCCTCAGTAGGAATCGCCGTACTTCCGTCCTTTCTGTGCACGGAAGAGATTTCCCGTGACAACCTGGTCGTGCTGATGGAACCCGAAATACCACCCATCACAACCTTCTACCTGGCCACGCGTTCCGGAACCCTCAATGATCCGTCCATCGCCAAGTTCCACGACCACCTCCTCACCGCGGCAAAAGCGTGGTAA
- a CDS encoding type 1 glutamine amidotransferase domain-containing protein, with amino-acid sequence MPKVLFALTSHGQLGDTGRNTGFYVPEVAHPAEVFRSHGWDIAFVSVTGGNSPRDGVKDGDTVTEAFLASHEQQLADTPTADTLDPADYDAIFYAGGHGTMWDFPDATALAQLAARIYEQGGVVAGVCHGPAGLVNVTLTDGTPLVEGKQVSAFTNEEEDAVGLTDVVPFALESALIAKGAKFTKSDNFQQFAVADNRLVTGQNPASAAKVAELVIAELA; translated from the coding sequence ATGCCGAAGGTACTGTTCGCCCTCACCTCCCACGGCCAGCTCGGCGACACCGGCCGCAACACCGGCTTCTACGTACCCGAAGTGGCCCACCCCGCAGAGGTCTTCCGCTCCCACGGATGGGACATCGCATTCGTCTCCGTGACCGGCGGCAACTCCCCCCGCGACGGGGTCAAGGACGGCGACACCGTCACCGAGGCCTTCCTCGCCTCCCATGAGCAACAGCTCGCCGACACCCCCACCGCCGACACCCTCGACCCGGCCGACTACGACGCGATCTTCTACGCCGGCGGCCACGGCACGATGTGGGACTTCCCCGACGCGACCGCACTTGCTCAGCTCGCGGCCCGCATCTACGAGCAGGGCGGCGTCGTCGCCGGCGTCTGCCACGGTCCGGCCGGACTGGTCAACGTCACCCTCACCGACGGAACACCCCTCGTCGAGGGAAAGCAGGTGTCGGCCTTCACCAATGAGGAAGAGGACGCCGTCGGTCTCACGGACGTCGTTCCTTTCGCGCTCGAATCCGCCCTTATCGCAAAGGGCGCCAAGTTCACAAAGAGTGATAATTTTCAGCAGTTCGCGGTTGCCGACAACCGGCTTGTGACAGGGCAGAACCCCGCCAGCGCCGCGAAGGTGGCCGAATTGGTCATCGCTGAACTGGCCTGA
- a CDS encoding HAD family hydrolase, with protein sequence MLILDFDGVIADALTECAVVTYYADHDPAALADKPIAELAAAMPAAFVERFRRVRTYARLLDDFMVARDNAAESIRTVDDYEAILDRIPPKRLSSLVRGATAVRTTLREQQRDEWLGMHTLYPGVADLLRRHQGRGTSIVTAKDEASVWDILAHQQLEATVTQVIGECSDKRTAVQQLAEGDGLPASAVTFIDDHITNALAVRDTGANSLWAWWGYHTPDHIDRAITRKQRRIYLPELTQLTA encoded by the coding sequence GTGCTGATACTCGACTTCGACGGCGTCATCGCAGATGCCCTCACCGAATGCGCCGTCGTCACCTACTACGCCGACCACGATCCGGCCGCCCTCGCCGACAAGCCCATTGCCGAGCTGGCAGCCGCCATGCCGGCCGCCTTCGTGGAACGCTTCCGGCGGGTACGCACCTACGCGCGACTGCTGGACGACTTCATGGTCGCGCGCGACAACGCCGCCGAATCCATCCGCACCGTGGACGACTACGAGGCGATCCTCGATCGCATCCCGCCGAAACGGCTCAGCAGCCTCGTCCGCGGCGCAACGGCAGTGCGCACGACGCTGCGCGAGCAGCAGCGTGACGAGTGGCTCGGCATGCACACCCTCTACCCCGGCGTAGCCGATCTGCTGCGCCGCCACCAGGGACGCGGCACCTCCATCGTGACGGCCAAGGACGAAGCCAGCGTCTGGGACATCCTGGCGCACCAACAGCTCGAAGCCACGGTCACGCAGGTCATCGGCGAGTGCTCCGACAAACGCACCGCCGTTCAGCAGCTTGCCGAAGGCGACGGGCTGCCGGCCTCGGCGGTGACCTTCATCGACGACCACATCACCAACGCGCTCGCCGTGCGCGACACAGGAGCCAACTCGCTGTGGGCCTGGTGGGGATACCACACACCCGACCACATCGACCGGGCCATCACACGCAAGCAACGACGCATCTACCTGCCCGAACTCACCCAGCTCACCGCCTGA
- a CDS encoding DJ-1/PfpI family protein: MPSAVIITGPGFQDHDVVYTYYRLIEEGWNVDIATKNGADVTGKYGIPLPMDKTARPLTSFDQLDAANYDAVILTGGHEAPDRVRQDANVLDFVRAMDAAEKVVAGLCHGPWIMVSAGVLKGRRACAYIGLRDDVINAGADVVDSDVIVDGNIITCSYYAYVGRFMQQVFETVAKNQAVAA; the protein is encoded by the coding sequence ATGCCCAGCGCAGTCATCATCACCGGTCCCGGATTCCAGGACCACGACGTCGTCTACACCTACTACCGGCTGATCGAGGAGGGCTGGAACGTCGACATCGCCACGAAGAACGGTGCCGACGTCACGGGCAAGTACGGCATACCGCTGCCGATGGACAAGACCGCCCGGCCGCTGACTTCCTTCGACCAGCTGGACGCCGCCAACTACGACGCCGTGATCCTCACCGGTGGTCACGAGGCGCCGGACCGCGTGCGCCAGGACGCGAACGTGCTGGATTTCGTGAGGGCGATGGATGCGGCCGAGAAGGTCGTGGCGGGCTTGTGCCACGGCCCCTGGATCATGGTCAGTGCCGGCGTCCTCAAGGGCCGCCGCGCCTGCGCCTACATCGGCCTGCGCGACGACGTCATCAACGCCGGGGCAGACGTCGTGGACTCCGACGTCATCGTGGACGGCAACATCATCACCTGCTCGTACTACGCCTACGTGGGCCGCTTCATGCAACAGGTCTTCGAGACCGTCGCAAAGAACCAGGCCGTAGCCGCCTGA
- a CDS encoding cupin domain-containing protein produces MSEMAPSVQSASDLMVRIDPGPRDFSALNEAVRKGSRIGNENTEEDHHLNEVIPKPWGMEYRIYVDDFVDVWNLKINEGESTSMHVHPRKLTYLLCLAGQGVTDTLAGQVPVGAGTILRIAGGAFHSSKSIGPGPLWLVEVEAPRNKFDLIRLRDNYDRQGTGYEQEHTEVPNLPARPVSFLPQAKLRERSPDGEFAFGIRAGADIFYRRQPQDLFHIPLGLTGVVTGELDILAPAQADARRPALDQYYLSLALD; encoded by the coding sequence ATGTCTGAGATGGCTCCAAGCGTCCAGAGCGCGTCTGATCTGATGGTGAGGATCGATCCCGGTCCGCGTGATTTCTCCGCCCTTAACGAGGCGGTCAGGAAAGGTTCACGCATCGGAAATGAAAACACGGAAGAAGATCACCACCTCAACGAAGTCATTCCGAAGCCGTGGGGCATGGAATACCGCATTTACGTGGACGACTTCGTCGACGTGTGGAACCTGAAGATCAACGAGGGTGAATCCACCTCGATGCACGTCCATCCGCGCAAGCTGACATACCTGCTGTGCCTCGCAGGTCAGGGAGTGACCGACACCCTTGCCGGTCAGGTCCCCGTTGGCGCGGGGACGATCCTGCGTATCGCCGGCGGCGCCTTCCACTCCAGCAAGAGCATCGGGCCCGGCCCGCTGTGGCTGGTCGAAGTGGAAGCCCCCCGCAACAAGTTCGACCTGATCCGGCTCCGGGACAACTATGACCGGCAGGGCACCGGCTACGAGCAGGAGCACACCGAGGTTCCGAATCTGCCCGCACGTCCGGTCTCATTCCTGCCCCAGGCCAAGCTCCGTGAACGGTCTCCGGACGGCGAGTTCGCCTTCGGAATCCGCGCCGGCGCCGACATCTTCTACCGGCGCCAGCCCCAGGACCTCTTCCACATCCCGCTCGGCCTGACCGGTGTGGTCACCGGCGAGCTCGACATCCTCGCCCCGGCACAGGCAGATGCCCGACGCCCCGCACTGGACCAGTACTACCTGTCCCTGGCACTCGACTAA
- a CDS encoding DJ-1/PfpI family protein, producing MSTPTPARGRQGQAPDSVTPQINSIGVLGYEACSEQDTITPLEIFKGAGMVTSGQIAPWQREAASRELDVRLVALEPGVIKMQMGTNVVADSVLNDDELFDILYIPGGVGSGALLTNDRLHKVIRRHHEAGKVIAANCSGVGVLARSGIVNDEPLTCVAAVARGLREEGFTVPVARRMWIANTASRIWTFTGSYGVNGGAVALVAHYFGREVGTIVSMMFDTLGGIGDVIFEETGPEFYQHAELEASFQDLFQPMLYPPQDENATA from the coding sequence GTGAGCACCCCTACGCCGGCTCGAGGCCGTCAGGGTCAGGCACCGGACAGCGTGACACCGCAGATCAACTCCATCGGCGTGCTGGGCTACGAGGCCTGCTCGGAGCAGGACACCATCACCCCTCTGGAGATATTCAAGGGGGCCGGGATGGTCACCTCCGGCCAGATCGCGCCGTGGCAGCGCGAGGCGGCCAGCCGCGAGCTGGATGTGCGCCTGGTCGCCCTGGAGCCCGGCGTCATCAAGATGCAGATGGGCACCAATGTCGTGGCCGACTCCGTCCTCAACGACGACGAGCTCTTCGACATCCTCTACATCCCGGGCGGCGTCGGCTCCGGAGCGTTGCTGACCAACGACCGGCTCCACAAGGTCATCCGACGGCACCACGAGGCTGGGAAGGTCATCGCCGCGAACTGCTCGGGCGTCGGTGTCCTGGCACGGTCGGGCATCGTCAACGACGAACCGCTGACCTGCGTCGCGGCCGTGGCGAGGGGCCTGCGCGAGGAAGGCTTCACCGTTCCGGTCGCACGGCGGATGTGGATCGCCAACACCGCCTCCCGGATTTGGACGTTCACCGGCTCCTACGGCGTCAACGGCGGTGCCGTCGCGCTCGTCGCCCACTACTTCGGGCGCGAGGTCGGGACGATCGTCTCGATGATGTTCGACACGCTCGGTGGCATCGGCGACGTCATCTTCGAGGAGACCGGACCCGAGTTCTACCAGCACGCCGAGTTGGAGGCGTCCTTCCAGGACCTCTTCCAGCCCATGCTCTACCCGCCGCAGGACGAGAACGCGACCGCCTAG